Part of the Citrus sinensis cultivar Valencia sweet orange chromosome 2, DVS_A1.0, whole genome shotgun sequence genome, CTCTGGGCAAATCCGCTGACCACGTGTATCTTTCCTTGCCACGTCACCCCAACACATTTGTACCTCAACGTGCTCATGTTGGGCAGGGGCGTCCACTGATCGAGTTCGGGATGGTACACTTCAGCCGATGCGGTTCCCTTAGCACTAAACAAGTTGGACTTCCCTCCGGCCACGTAAATTTTATTGTCGCATACGGTGCATGCAAAATCATACCTTGGTACACTCAATGGTGCACATCTGGTCCATTCATTAGACTTAACATTGTAACGTAGCACCCACGCTAGGACCTTGTCGTAGGCGTCGACAAAATCGTCCGATTCATCGGAGTTGTGAGCTCTCTCCTTGTGGCACAGGAGTCCACCAATAATGTAAACTGAATCACCCAGCGACACAATTGAAAAGCCCTTCAAAACATGGTTCTCGAGAAGGTCAGGAATGTGACTGACATGACTCCATGTGTTGTTAGATGGATTGTAGCTCGCCACCCAGTTGGAAATGTTCGATCTCGGCCCCGGCTCTCTCAGGCAAAACGAGGCCAAGATGAGATGGCCGGAAGGGTTACGTTCCGTTGGAGGCGATGGCGAAGAAGTGAGAGAATCCATTGAAGCAGTGGGGgaggtttaattaattagactATTGGTTTGTGTTACAATGTCAAATGGGGAGATTTAATGTTGGGGAGTAAGGGAAAATATAAAGATGGATCAGCGGAGAACACAACAAAATGTTGAATTGTGAGCATCGACTAAGAATTGGGCGCGGAGGTCTCGTGCTTTCTATAGAATCTAAGCATTGTGGATGATACCTAGAGGTTTCTTGTCTATGATTGTTgaaataattgattaaataatttggttGGCTATTGTCACTTGCACTGTCCAAATTTGACGTACTATAGAAGTATGAAGATTTGCGATTTAATcaagaagaaattaagagaATCGGATGGGGATACCTTTACAAGAGTAAAAAATTGGTCATCCAtccatttctatttttataaggGGGCAGCAATGTTGTCACTCCCATTTTTATATAGAAGTGAGAGATATACGTGGACCATCTAAAATTTACAAggctttgtaattttttttcgtaTAATAAGAAACAAGagaacatatttataaaacttttCATTGAAATAATCAGTGTATAGTGTTTTTTTTCACCCACTCCAAATTGGCAAATTGACTTACAGATTCAAAATAAACGATCAAGGCACAAGTCGGGATCTGTTATATAGTCtatataaagataaatttatcatGGTTCAAGAGTGGATCATTTTTAATGGGTGCACAAAAGAGAGAGGACACGCAAGCATGCATGTAACATAGAAGAAAGTGTCTGAAAAAGCACCCAAAAGGGAGATGGGAGCAAATCCATATAAGATACTAGCACGATACGCGAATCTCGCACTTTTGCTCTTATAATCTTATTATATGCCAACATAAATGTGGCTCTAGATTAGGTTAGTTTATCAAGTAAAGTTTGTTTccataaaatacttattttttaaatcgaACTATGTTAATGGTAGCCATTGACTGAAAGAGTAACATGCCATGAGAGTGGGACTATTAGTACCcctatatttttctttccaaatctctctctctctttttttttttttaaacctactttaattcttaaaatattcttttctaAGATTTTGGTTtccttatttaaaaagaaaaaaatattgtcttccacaaaatttcaattacaattttttttttataaaattttgaatgtttaAATTATATACATTTAACTCCaaaaatatgtatgtatgtatgcatgaATTAAGTAGAATTAAAGTGAACTCAAAATAACTATtacgtaatttttttaaataaaaataatttagaatgtAAAGTGATTGTGAgggaacaaaaaatataaaagactTTAGTGTAATTGTGTGgatgtaaaaaaattagagagaactttattgagaaaaatataagggtttaattagtttagggaaattatcagccatatacCTTTAAATGATACCCGTATCAAACGTGTGTgaacacttttcaagtgtatcacCCGTATACCTTAAattgacaaaacacttctaCCGTCCACCAATCCATTAACTTCCGTTAGAAAATTAACAGAATTGTGACAAATTAACTATTTTGCCcttgaaactcaaaatgaggtaaaaagataaatttaccccaaaaattaacgtaattttcaatacacaatttttttttatttttttattaacaatacatttttttgattaaaaaaataaattattaataattatctataaaaaatatccatattataccataaaaaattattaataacatattatttagaattatacatattataccataaaaattttcagttggagcttggaggagtagatcttcaaaaatttaggttaaattttggaggagtagattcgGTTgtgaagtatttttttttagcaattattaacaattatccgataaatatgataatatgtcatgtttatcaatatatatcatatgacatgtcattttttactaGGTAAATGAGATGAcatgtcttttttttaatcaaagtttAGTCAATCTTAAAAgactaaattacccttatgatgtcaaCGCTTGCAAACGGAAGTTAACGGATTGGTGGACGGtagaagtgttttgtcaacttagggtatacgagtgatacacttgaaaaatattcacaCACGTTTAGTATGGGTATCATTTAAGAGtatatgactgataatttctcattagtttattactttattttgtCTTGATGGGCGACGGGTTTTATAAGGGTTATTGAGGGGCGCCAATACTTCTAACTCTTGCCACAAACCAAAAAAAGGCCTACTTAATATCTGCATTTGGGTATTGTTTGAATCCAATAATGAGTAAAGAACTATCAAAGCAAAGAGCTTCGTGAAGAAAATGTAAGAGGTCCGTGAGAGAGCAAAATCAAGGAAAGTGAAAAGGACTCGCATGTGAttgcctttttatttttcgaaAAATCCCATCTTATTGTGAGAGAGATGTGAATGATTGAGCTGACAAGAGAGATAATGTTATGTTTTATTAGGAATGATAATTTAGCCTTCACATGCTTTCAATGAGTGTAACACCCAATAGTTCCAAGTCTAAAATTTCCATCAGTAACCAGAACAAGTTGTGAGCtccttctcaaaaaaaaaagttgcgAGCTAACAGTTCATTTATCAAGAAAATCTGGTCTATCAAATAGCGTCATCAGCTATACAATAAACACGGGccattgaaatttgaaacctGAATGAGAAAATAGACCCACCGGAAGAATTATCAAATGCTTAATAAAAGAGACCCACTTGCTTTAA contains:
- the LOC102618008 gene encoding uncharacterized protein LOC102618008, whose protein sequence is MDSLTSSPSPPTERNPSGHLILASFCLREPGPRSNISNWVASYNPSNNTWSHVSHIPDLLENHVLKGFSIVSLGDSVYIIGGLLCHKERAHNSDESDDFVDAYDKVLAWVLRYNVKSNEWTRCAPLSVPRYDFACTVCDNKIYVAGGKSNLFSAKGTASAEVYHPELDQWTPLPNMSTLRYKCVGVTWQGKIHVVSGFAQRADSDGSVHFTERSSAEVYDTQAGKWDLVARMWQLDIPPNQIVEVDNRLFSSGDCLKAWKGHIESYDGELNMWDEVNGSCLQTLSSPVSTSSTNTEDWPPIQRLYLTMAPIGTHLYFLAGYRMAGELARTMSMVHIFDTAAKSDAWRSFEPIVEEGEKELCSHCCVVQLSS